One Desulfobacterales bacterium DNA segment encodes these proteins:
- a CDS encoding response regulator, whose protein sequence is MSYKLVLMDWKMHGMDGIEVSKRIKENPKISSIPAILMVTAYGKEEIRKHAESVGIDHFLTKPVNRSLLFDAIMCALGHEISGTSGFIKETSDKIKGLDKIRGANILLVEDNLINQQVDRELLESKGFNVTVAGNGKVAIACINNNKRFDAVLMDIQMPEMDGYETTQMLRKDGRFNELAIIAMTAHAMAEEKKRCLDVGINDHISKPIEPKLLFSTLVKWIPPRDQSISEDTPKKIEKNEAPIDLPVNLTGLNMSLGLEKIGGNKKLYKKVLRDFYSDYTNFSDKMTNAYLKSKMEDLKQMTHTIKGVSGNIGADDLYGISKEIDECLKTNQLNGLDDKLQKFSDEIKTVLTSIHHLIQTDTSEVAETIEDTNNIKRTININELMSVMDKTDELLSQSYPESEDVFDSIKNDLIHLGFKEETNQIFEYIEDFEYNDAKKMLAVLKDKIKTV, encoded by the coding sequence ATGTCATACAAATTGGTTTTAATGGATTGGAAGATGCATGGTATGGATGGCATTGAAGTTTCAAAGCGAATCAAGGAAAATCCAAAAATTTCATCTATTCCAGCCATACTCATGGTAACAGCTTATGGAAAAGAAGAGATACGGAAACATGCAGAATCAGTTGGAATTGATCATTTTTTAACCAAACCGGTCAATCGGTCTCTTCTTTTTGATGCCATTATGTGTGCTTTGGGACATGAGATATCTGGCACTTCCGGCTTTATTAAAGAAACATCTGATAAAATAAAAGGTTTGGATAAAATAAGAGGCGCAAATATACTTTTGGTTGAAGATAATCTAATCAATCAGCAAGTGGATAGGGAATTACTCGAAAGTAAAGGATTTAATGTTACGGTTGCTGGAAACGGAAAAGTAGCTATTGCATGTATAAATAATAATAAACGATTTGATGCTGTTCTCATGGATATTCAAATGCCTGAAATGGACGGTTATGAAACAACTCAAATGCTTCGAAAAGATGGCCGGTTCAATGAACTTGCCATTATAGCAATGACTGCCCATGCTATGGCTGAGGAAAAGAAACGATGTCTTGATGTTGGTATAAATGACCATATATCAAAACCGATTGAGCCTAAATTGCTATTTTCAACTTTGGTAAAATGGATACCGCCTCGAGATCAATCAATATCTGAAGATACACCTAAAAAGATCGAAAAAAATGAAGCGCCCATTGACTTGCCGGTTAATTTAACAGGACTTAACATGAGTTTAGGATTAGAAAAGATTGGTGGAAATAAAAAACTCTATAAAAAAGTTTTGCGTGATTTTTATTCTGACTATACAAATTTTTCAGATAAAATGACAAACGCTTATCTTAAGTCAAAAATGGAAGATTTAAAACAAATGACCCATACCATCAAAGGCGTTTCAGGCAACATTGGAGCCGATGATTTATATGGTATTTCCAAAGAAATTGATGAATGTTTAAAAACTAATCAATTGAACGGACTGGATGACAAACTTCAGAAATTCAGTGATGAAATTAAAACTGTATTAACTTCGATTCATCATTTAATCCAAACCGACACTTCAGAAGTAGCCGAAACTATAGAAGATACCAATAATATTAAAAGAACAATAAATATTAATGAATTGATGTCTGTAATGGATAAAACCGATGAGCTACTATCGCAATCCTATCCTGAATCAGAAGATGTTTTTGATTCAATAAAAAATGATCTAATCCATCTGGGATTTAAAGAAGAAACTAATCAAATATTCGAATATATTGAAGATTTCGAATATAACGACGCTAAAAAAATGCTGGCGGTATTAAAAGATAAAATAAAAACCGTTTAA
- a CDS encoding class II fructose-bisphosphate aldolase: MANSSINSVDFEKALNVARPPNIVKLFPNSKALIVSSKVIDRAMIAKGKSVVIASNGRSNIIIRGALQAAQRANSPIIIEIAKSEGGRNFYCAVNYWNMARQVDAICNELGIKVPVAVHADHYGIKNQKDIDAAKIEIPTMFEAGITSIAIDASHLPDDQNLLAVIELMSFVPAWAGLETEVGEIKGDTGLSTVEEALFLIQGLNANNIFPDWIALNNGTTHGIEESGQGIQVELTGNIHKALEKYKVSGAQHGTSGNSSQRLKEITQNTRTTKANVATALQMISWGLEVNDYGNAILDSNGNFIKVKNEGVTEELWSEMVAYAESKGLKKGDYKKLNIQFENKILSQPTKIRDRMAKRVENFIYTLMIDVFNSQDTTPIAIDIFLKANSYDLGAKAERIESPDEWTKEKIIQKASLLNVDKGAEGDFDD; encoded by the coding sequence ATGGCTAATTCGTCAATAAACTCGGTTGATTTTGAAAAGGCTTTAAATGTTGCTCGTCCACCTAACATTGTTAAACTTTTTCCAAATTCAAAAGCTCTTATTGTTAGTAGCAAAGTAATTGACAGGGCAATGATTGCAAAAGGAAAATCTGTTGTAATAGCTTCAAATGGCAGAAGTAATATTATTATACGTGGGGCTTTACAGGCAGCTCAAAGAGCAAATTCACCTATAATTATTGAAATTGCAAAATCAGAAGGCGGAAGAAATTTTTACTGCGCTGTGAATTATTGGAATATGGCAAGACAGGTGGATGCTATTTGCAATGAATTAGGTATAAAAGTGCCCGTAGCAGTTCATGCTGATCATTATGGTATAAAAAATCAAAAAGATATTGATGCTGCAAAAATAGAAATACCTACAATGTTTGAGGCTGGCATTACTTCTATTGCTATCGATGCATCTCATCTTCCTGATGATCAGAATCTTTTAGCCGTGATAGAGCTTATGTCTTTTGTTCCAGCATGGGCTGGTCTTGAAACTGAAGTTGGTGAAATTAAAGGAGATACAGGTCTTTCAACAGTAGAGGAAGCACTTTTTCTTATTCAAGGATTAAATGCCAATAATATTTTCCCTGATTGGATAGCTTTAAATAATGGAACAACTCATGGAATAGAAGAAAGTGGTCAAGGAATTCAAGTTGAGCTTACAGGCAATATACACAAGGCATTAGAAAAATATAAAGTTTCCGGAGCTCAGCATGGCACTTCAGGAAATAGTTCCCAAAGATTAAAAGAAATAACTCAAAATACAAGAACTACAAAAGCAAACGTTGCTACAGCACTTCAAATGATATCTTGGGGTTTGGAAGTCAATGATTATGGAAATGCTATTTTAGACTCAAATGGAAATTTTATTAAAGTTAAGAATGAAGGCGTTACAGAAGAACTATGGTCTGAAATGGTTGCCTATGCAGAATCAAAGGGCTTAAAAAAAGGCGATTATAAAAAATTAAACATTCAATTTGAGAACAAGATCTTAAGTCAGCCAACAAAAATAAGGGATAGAATGGCTAAAAGAGTAGAAAATTTTATTTATACTCTGATGATAGATGTATTTAATTCTCAAGATACAACTCCCATTGCTATTGATATTTTCCTTAAGGCTAATTCCTATGATTTAGGAGCTAAGGCTGAGCGTATTGAGTCTCCAGATGAATGGACAAAAGAAAAAATAATACAAAAGGCCTCTTTGCTGAATGTTGATAAAGGCGCTGAAGGTGATTTTGACGACTAA
- a CDS encoding NUDIX domain-containing protein: MREKIYCCFCSGQLVTKEWEGRIRLFCENCNEAIYENPIPATCSVVINANEEVLLVKRSVPPQKGLWCLPGGFMELGESPEKCALRELKEETGILGLIYKCLGVTAIKSKMYDTILMMGYLIKDYSGEIFPGDDAEDAKFFKLEKLPPIAFDSHKAFIRAYYLK; encoded by the coding sequence ATGAGAGAAAAAATATACTGCTGTTTCTGTAGCGGGCAATTAGTAACAAAAGAATGGGAAGGAAGAATACGTCTATTTTGTGAAAATTGTAATGAAGCTATTTATGAAAATCCAATTCCAGCAACATGCTCAGTTGTAATAAATGCGAATGAAGAGGTGTTATTAGTCAAACGTAGTGTTCCTCCCCAGAAAGGATTATGGTGTTTACCGGGTGGTTTTATGGAATTAGGAGAATCACCTGAGAAATGTGCTCTTAGAGAATTAAAAGAAGAAACAGGGATTTTAGGGTTAATTTATAAATGCTTAGGCGTAACGGCTATCAAAAGCAAAATGTATGACACTATCTTAATGATGGGTTATCTTATAAAAGACTATTCGGGTGAAATCTTTCCAGGAGATGATGCAGAAGATGCAAAATTTTTTAAACTCGAAAAATTGCCTCCCATTGCTTTTGATAGCCATAAAGCATTTATTAGAGCATACTATCTAAAGTAA
- the flgM gene encoding flagellar biosynthesis anti-sigma factor FlgM gives MEINGIDTIGQQISYLNDAKEANNRTSLPVEDPNNNNQKSRETGTNNTDKVSISDTSREMQLAMKAVSETPDVRTDRVNELKNSINEGTYQVNAQLVAGKMLGGIINELI, from the coding sequence ATGGAAATTAATGGAATTGATACAATAGGACAACAGATTTCTTATCTAAATGATGCAAAAGAAGCCAATAATAGGACAAGTCTCCCCGTTGAAGATCCGAATAATAACAACCAAAAGTCAAGGGAAACTGGTACTAATAATACTGATAAAGTTAGTATTTCTGATACATCAAGGGAAATGCAATTGGCTATGAAGGCTGTGTCCGAAACGCCTGATGTTCGAACTGATCGGGTAAATGAGTTAAAAAATTCAATTAACGAAGGAACATATCAGGTTAATGCCCAATTAGTTGCGGGGAAAATGCTTGGAGGCATCATAAATGAATTAATATAA
- a CDS encoding AAA family ATPase: MKKRVLYGSADYEEIVRKNGYFVDKTHYVEKLESVENPVFLRPRRFGKSLLCRILECYYSITKKDDFEKLFGHTYIGKNPTPFANSFFVIHLDFSVVSVSKTIADIEDSFNIICNSSMKSVLGLSKSWFKGKISITDFHTRASDNLKMISDFIKENNFPSIYIIIDEYDNFANQLIVSHNNEIYRALTADNSFFKTFFKTIKEGRKDGSISNVFITGVLPITIDDLASGFNIANIITLEPKFENMLGFTQTEVNTLLDEIYKDYEIDPSTRKEVDTLIKNHYNGYHFVNYSGEAIYNSTILMYFLRQFCDYKTIPEFLTDMNLRTDLSWVRRITGATPENTEEFVNNLTTKNIIAYDKNFLTTKFNMSQFFEKGFYPISFYYLGMLTKHDDFYLRLPNLNMRQIFVEYFNELHRIDVSTLYAEMMQGFVNKPDIPKLFADYWELYISQLPEAIFQKVNENFYRTTFFELCSRYLSRWWTWNVERSYPQGKSDLEFVGKYNEIFAGIRIVIEFKYYSNAEFKKLKTSISKFKLQKEDTIQIGGYIEGLKQEYPEAKISQYVIYCFGNKGFKVFKV; this comes from the coding sequence ATGAAAAAACGTGTATTATACGGTTCAGCGGATTATGAAGAAATAGTCCGCAAAAATGGCTATTTTGTAGATAAGACGCATTATGTTGAAAAGCTTGAATCAGTTGAAAATCCGGTATTTTTAAGACCACGTCGTTTTGGTAAATCTTTACTTTGCCGTATTTTAGAGTGTTATTACAGCATAACTAAAAAGGATGATTTTGAAAAACTGTTCGGACATACTTATATAGGCAAAAATCCTACGCCATTTGCCAATTCTTTTTTTGTAATTCATTTGGATTTTTCAGTAGTAAGTGTCAGTAAAACCATAGCTGATATAGAAGACAGCTTTAATATCATTTGCAATTCAAGCATGAAATCTGTGTTAGGCCTTTCAAAATCATGGTTTAAAGGAAAAATTTCTATTACTGATTTTCATACAAGAGCTTCAGATAATCTAAAGATGATTTCGGATTTTATTAAAGAAAATAATTTTCCTTCTATTTATATAATTATTGACGAATACGATAATTTTGCAAATCAGCTTATAGTTAGCCATAATAATGAGATTTATAGGGCTTTAACAGCGGATAACAGCTTTTTTAAAACTTTTTTTAAAACTATAAAAGAAGGACGCAAAGATGGTTCTATTTCCAATGTATTCATTACAGGAGTTCTTCCGATTACTATTGATGATTTAGCTTCGGGGTTTAATATTGCCAATATTATTACACTTGAACCTAAATTTGAAAATATGCTTGGTTTTACTCAAACAGAAGTAAATACTCTATTAGACGAAATATATAAAGATTATGAAATAGATCCTTCAACTCGTAAGGAAGTTGATACATTAATTAAAAATCACTATAACGGCTATCATTTTGTGAATTACTCAGGAGAGGCTATTTATAACTCAACAATTTTAATGTATTTTTTACGACAATTTTGTGATTATAAGACTATTCCTGAATTTTTAACAGACATGAATCTTAGAACAGACTTATCATGGGTTAGACGTATTACCGGAGCTACTCCCGAAAATACAGAAGAATTCGTCAATAATCTTACGACTAAAAATATCATTGCTTACGATAAAAATTTTTTAACTACTAAATTCAATATGTCTCAATTTTTTGAAAAAGGCTTTTATCCGATATCGTTTTATTATCTCGGAATGCTTACAAAACATGATGATTTTTATTTAAGACTACCGAATTTAAATATGCGGCAGATTTTCGTTGAGTATTTTAATGAGCTTCATCGTATAGATGTATCAACTCTTTATGCAGAAATGATGCAGGGGTTTGTAAATAAGCCTGATATACCAAAACTGTTCGCAGATTATTGGGAATTATATATTTCCCAATTGCCTGAAGCTATTTTTCAAAAAGTAAATGAGAATTTTTACAGAACAACTTTTTTTGAGCTTTGCAGCCGCTATTTATCAAGATGGTGGACTTGGAATGTTGAGAGGTCTTATCCTCAAGGAAAAAGCGATTTAGAATTTGTCGGTAAATACAACGAAATATTCGCCGGTATACGAATAGTTATAGAATTTAAATATTATTCAAATGCCGAGTTTAAAAAATTAAAAACTTCTATATCAAAGTTTAAATTACAAAAAGAAGATACTATTCAGATAGGGGGCTATATTGAAGGCTTAAAACAAGAATACCCTGAAGCCAAGATTTCCCAATATGTAATTTATTGCTTTGGAAATAAGGGGTTTAAAGTTTTTAAAGTTTAA
- the hisF gene encoding imidazole glycerol phosphate synthase subunit HisF: MLSKRIIPCLDVRDGKTTKGIKFQDNIDIGDPVEMAVYYYEAGADEIVFYDITASHEKRNIMIDVVRRVAENIFIPFSVGGGIRTINDMRDVLLAGAEKVSVNSAAVLNPDIISEGALSFGSQCIVLGMDVKHVGEKKNIPSGYEIVINGGRRYMGIDALEWAIRAEKLGAGEICLNSIDADGTQDGYEINLTKLISENITIPVIASGGAGKPEHLVEVLTKGKADAALIASMVHYGTYKITEIKSYLDNKNVPVRKNW; the protein is encoded by the coding sequence ATGTTAAGCAAACGAATTATACCTTGTCTTGATGTTAGAGACGGTAAAACAACAAAAGGAATAAAATTTCAGGATAATATAGATATAGGCGACCCTGTTGAAATGGCTGTATATTATTATGAAGCAGGAGCAGATGAAATAGTATTTTATGATATTACAGCATCCCATGAAAAAAGAAATATAATGATAGATGTTGTTAGAAGGGTTGCTGAAAACATATTTATCCCTTTTTCTGTAGGCGGAGGCATCCGAACCATAAATGATATGCGAGATGTTCTTCTTGCAGGAGCTGAAAAAGTTAGTGTAAATTCGGCGGCTGTGCTAAATCCTGATATTATTTCTGAAGGAGCTTTATCTTTTGGAAGCCAGTGTATTGTGCTTGGTATGGATGTTAAACATGTTGGAGAGAAAAAAAATATTCCTTCTGGTTACGAGATTGTCATCAACGGTGGAAGGCGTTATATGGGGATAGATGCACTTGAATGGGCTATTCGAGCAGAAAAATTAGGAGCTGGAGAAATCTGCCTGAATTCTATCGACGCAGACGGCACTCAAGATGGGTACGAAATTAATCTTACAAAATTAATATCAGAAAATATAACTATCCCTGTTATTGCCTCTGGAGGTGCAGGAAAACCAGAACATTTAGTCGAAGTTCTTACTAAAGGAAAAGCAGATGCCGCTCTAATTGCCTCTATGGTTCACTACGGCACCTACAAAATTACCGAAATAAAATCTTATCTTGATAATAAAAACGTTCCTGTTCGGAAAAATTGGTGA
- the hisH gene encoding imidazole glycerol phosphate synthase subunit HisH: MIAIIDYNAGNLTSVERAISNIGYKCIITKDIQEIEKADRIIFPGVGAAGSAMKSLVKTGLDKAIKNYFYNGKPILGICLGTQIIMSQSEENNTECLGLINGCTKAFSSNSDFKQIPSLKVPHMGWNSINLLSEHPVFSSIKKDDEFYFVHSYYPFPDDYSKFVLGVTDYGISFPSIIGYKNMIATQFHAEKSGRPGLEILKNFCKWEPSC; encoded by the coding sequence ATGATAGCGATTATTGATTATAATGCTGGTAATCTTACAAGTGTAGAGCGAGCAATATCCAATATAGGATATAAATGTATTATTACAAAAGATATACAAGAAATTGAAAAAGCTGATAGAATTATTTTTCCTGGAGTAGGTGCTGCTGGATCTGCAATGAAAAGTCTTGTAAAAACAGGACTTGATAAGGCTATAAAAAATTATTTCTATAATGGAAAGCCTATTTTAGGTATATGTCTTGGAACTCAAATAATCATGAGTCAAAGCGAAGAAAATAATACAGAATGCCTTGGGCTTATTAATGGATGTACAAAGGCGTTTAGTTCTAACTCTGATTTTAAACAAATACCATCTTTAAAAGTACCTCACATGGGTTGGAATTCAATTAATTTATTATCTGAACATCCAGTTTTTTCAAGTATAAAAAAAGACGATGAATTTTATTTTGTTCATAGCTATTATCCATTTCCTGACGATTATTCCAAATTTGTTTTGGGTGTAACTGATTATGGAATTTCTTTTCCATCTATAATTGGATATAAAAATATGATTGCTACCCAGTTCCATGCTGAAAAAAGCGGAAGACCTGGCCTTGAAATACTTAAAAATTTTTGTAAATGGGAACCTTCATGTTAA
- the mazG gene encoding nucleoside triphosphate pyrophosphohydrolase translates to MGKSEIASTPVSSDLNSLIQLIKKLRSENGCPWDKKQTAKSMVIFLIEEVFELLDSIESENHEHICEELGDVLFHIFFIAELFTEKSLFNIGDVAKSNVEKMIRRHPHVFGQDKVDDADEVLRRWEKIKAKEKGQEKRKSILDSVPYSLPALVRAYRVSEKAAKSGFDWEDIEGVMKKTEEEWGELKSALNGQEKDEISLELGDVLFTLTNVARFLNIHPETALTGSIQKFEKRFRHMEDLVLKSNKKIDSISSGELNTLWEESKRFIDLNNN, encoded by the coding sequence TTGGGAAAATCAGAAATAGCATCTACTCCAGTATCTTCAGACCTTAATTCTTTAATTCAGCTTATAAAAAAATTAAGAAGTGAAAATGGCTGTCCTTGGGATAAAAAACAAACAGCTAAATCCATGGTGATTTTTTTAATTGAAGAAGTATTTGAACTTCTCGATTCTATTGAAAGTGAAAACCATGAACATATTTGTGAAGAATTAGGGGATGTCTTATTTCATATCTTTTTTATAGCTGAACTTTTTACTGAAAAAAGTCTTTTTAACATTGGAGATGTTGCTAAATCTAATGTTGAAAAAATGATTCGGCGTCATCCCCATGTTTTTGGGCAGGATAAAGTTGATGATGCAGACGAAGTTTTACGAAGATGGGAAAAAATAAAGGCTAAAGAAAAAGGTCAAGAAAAAAGAAAATCCATTTTAGATTCTGTTCCTTATAGTCTTCCCGCTCTTGTTAGAGCTTACCGCGTATCTGAAAAAGCTGCAAAATCAGGATTTGATTGGGAAGATATTGAAGGCGTTATGAAAAAAACAGAAGAAGAATGGGGTGAATTGAAAAGCGCTTTAAATGGGCAGGAAAAAGATGAGATTTCTCTTGAATTAGGGGATGTTTTATTTACGCTTACAAATGTAGCACGATTTTTAAACATACACCCTGAAACGGCGCTTACTGGTTCTATACAAAAATTTGAAAAAAGATTCAGGCATATGGAAGATTTAGTTTTGAAATCCAACAAAAAAATAGATTCAATTTCATCTGGAGAATTGAATACATTATGGGAAGAATCTAAACGATTTATCGATTTAAATAATAATTAA
- a CDS encoding CvpA family protein — protein MNPFDIITIVILAFTLIRGIFRGLIKEVSSIVGVVGGYYIAYTYYADISKLISKWMPDQSYINLVSFLLLFCVMFISVSLVGVLINYLLNIAFLGWLNRLLGAGFGFIKGALIISIIFVGLTTFLKNDSPLIKDSMLAPYVSMISDKIVTVVPEDMKNKFMDKLKDFRKNWENQK, from the coding sequence ATGAATCCCTTTGATATTATAACAATAGTTATTTTAGCTTTTACATTGATTCGCGGAATATTTCGAGGTCTTATAAAAGAAGTCTCTTCAATCGTTGGAGTTGTTGGAGGCTATTACATAGCTTATACTTATTACGCAGATATATCAAAATTAATATCAAAATGGATGCCAGATCAATCTTACATTAATTTGGTAAGTTTTTTACTATTATTCTGCGTTATGTTTATTTCTGTAAGCCTTGTAGGCGTGCTTATAAATTATTTACTGAATATAGCGTTTTTAGGATGGCTTAATAGGCTTTTAGGGGCTGGTTTTGGTTTTATTAAAGGAGCTCTAATTATTTCTATCATTTTTGTTGGTTTAACTACTTTTCTTAAAAATGATTCTCCTCTCATAAAAGATTCTATGCTTGCACCTTATGTTTCAATGATATCTGATAAAATTGTCACAGTTGTTCCTGAAGACATGAAGAATAAATTTATGGATAAACTTAAGGATTTTAGAAAAAATTGGGAAAATCAGAAATAG
- a CDS encoding PhoH family protein, with protein sequence MEDSDNTATKITFSDMNYVKMLFGEQNQNLKQIADSAMINIYSRSNTVYFEGDDLGIQLSQNILQQLYGLIKSGYPVYPKDIDYAIRLVSNDPSVNLKNIFLDTVYITSKKSSITPKSINQKFYIDAIRNYDIVFGIGPAGTGKTYLAMAMAVSYLAKGIVNRIVLTRPAVEAGEALGFLPGDLSQKIDPYLRPLYDALHDMMKFEKASNLISQGVIEVAPLAFMRGRTLNDSFVILDEAQNTTSEQMKMFLTRIGFKSKAVITGDITQIDLPNGRMSGLIEAKNILQDIQGIKFIFFSKFDVVRHKLVQEIINAYEEHSNNRG encoded by the coding sequence ATGGAAGATTCTGATAATACTGCTACGAAAATAACATTTTCTGATATGAATTACGTGAAGATGCTTTTTGGAGAACAAAATCAAAACTTAAAACAGATTGCAGATTCCGCTATGATTAATATTTATAGTAGAAGCAATACAGTCTACTTTGAAGGAGATGATTTAGGTATTCAATTATCCCAAAATATTTTACAGCAACTTTATGGGCTTATAAAAAGTGGATATCCTGTTTATCCTAAGGATATAGATTATGCTATAAGGCTTGTTAGTAATGATCCTTCTGTAAATCTTAAAAATATATTTTTAGATACGGTTTACATCACTTCTAAGAAATCATCTATTACTCCTAAAAGTATAAATCAAAAATTTTATATAGATGCAATTAGAAATTATGATATTGTTTTTGGAATTGGACCGGCTGGAACTGGTAAAACATATCTCGCAATGGCAATGGCTGTATCATATCTTGCCAAAGGTATAGTAAATAGAATTGTGCTTACAAGGCCGGCTGTTGAAGCTGGGGAAGCACTTGGATTTCTTCCGGGAGATTTAAGTCAAAAAATTGATCCTTATTTAAGACCATTATATGATGCTTTACATGATATGATGAAATTTGAAAAAGCTTCTAATCTAATATCCCAAGGAGTAATAGAAGTAGCCCCCCTTGCTTTTATGAGAGGACGAACTCTTAATGATTCTTTTGTTATTCTTGATGAGGCTCAAAATACAACAAGCGAACAAATGAAAATGTTTCTTACAAGAATAGGTTTTAAGTCTAAGGCTGTCATTACTGGTGATATCACTCAGATAGATTTACCTAATGGAAGAATGTCAGGACTTATTGAAGCCAAAAATATTTTACAGGATATCCAAGGCATAAAGTTTATTTTTTTCTCAAAATTTGATGTAGTAAGACACAAGCTTGTTCAAGAAATAATAAATGCCTATGAAGAACATTCCAATAACCGTGGTTAA